In one Oryza glaberrima chromosome 2, OglaRS2, whole genome shotgun sequence genomic region, the following are encoded:
- the LOC127763121 gene encoding U-box domain-containing protein 9-like, protein MAKSTPAAAAAAPEEATAAALRLRLRRLVAAVTAGGVGGEEAFDEAASALAALRDAELGPPPKDRPGAGAERRRSGHAEAAVVPEQFLCPISSEIMRDPVVLASGQTYDRRFIQEWLSAGNRTCPQTQQVLSNTILIPNHLVRSMIAQWCTENGIALSPLENQEEDLVTNNERKSFSELFDRISSSSNISEKRQAIKDLRLLTKRNSSFRAVIGENPDSISQMISAVSNPELESNSEVLEDTVTTILNLSIHESNKKIIGDDTKAITFLISALQSGTMEARSNAAAAIFSLSALDSNKAKIGESGAMRPLVDLLEHGSMTAKKDAASAIFSLCKMHENKSRATKSGVIDVVLKAISDESLTDESLTILALLSSDHETVEEIGETGGVPCMLHIIKDDQCKRNKENAVAVLFSICMYDRTKLREVVEDENLNGSLAWLAQNGTSRARRKAAGILDKLKRTIHKTHYSC, encoded by the exons ATGGCCAAGTCGACgcccgctgcggcggcggcggcgcccgaggaggcgacggcggcggcgctgcgcctccgcctgcgccgcctCGTGGCCGCCGTGACagccggcggcgtcggaggggaggaggccttcgacgaggcggcgtcggcgctcgCGGCGCTGAGAGACGCGGAGCTGGGGCCACCGCCGAAGGACCGCCCCGGGGCcggggcggagaggaggaggagtgggcacgcggaggcggcggtcgtGCCGGAGCAGTTCCTCTGCCCTATCTCGTCGGAGATCATGCGGGACCCCGTCGTGCTCGCGTCCGGCCAG ACATATGATCGCCGCTTTATTCAAGAATGGTTAAGTGCTGGAAACAGGACATGCCCACAGACTCAGCAAGTCCTCTCTAATACAATTCTCATCCCAAATCACCTTGTTAGAAGCATGATTGCACAGTGGTGTACAGAGAATGGAATTGCTCTTTCGCCACTTGAGAATCAAGAGGAAGATTTAGTTACCAACAATGAGCGGAAGTCATTCAGTGAATTATTTGACAGGATCTCATCCTCGTCAAACATATCTGAGAAGAGGCAAGCTATTAAAGATCTTCGACTGCTAACTAAGCGCAATAGCTCATTTCGAGCAGTCATTGGAGAGAATCCAGATTCCATCTCACAAATGATTTCTGCTGTCTCCAATCCAGAACTGGAAAGCAATTCTGAAGTTCTAGAGGACACAGTGACAACAATTCTAAATCTTTCAATTCATGAGAGCAACAAGAAAATCATTGGAGATGACACAAAGGCAATCACATTCCTCATAAGTGCCTTACAGTCAGGAACCATGGAGGCCCGCAGCAATGCTGCAGCTGCCATCTTCAGTTTGTCTGCCCTTGATAGCAATAAGGCGAAGATTGGTGAGTCAGGTGCAATGAGGCCTCTGGTTGATCTTCTTGAACACGGGAGCATGACAGCGAAGAAAGATGCAGCATCAGCTATTTTTAGTCTTTGCAAGATGCATGAGAATAAATCAAGAGCCACAAAAAGCGGAGTTATTGACGTGGTGCTGAAGGCGATCAGCGATGAGTCACTCACTGATGAGTCGCTGACTATCCTTGCTCTGCTATCAAGTGACCATGAGACGGTGGAGGAGATCGGCGAGACTGGTGGCGTGCCTTGCATGCTCCACATCATAAAGGATGACCAATGCAAACGTAACAAAGAGAATGCGGTGGCAGTGCTCTTCTCTATCTGTATGTACGACCGCACGAAACTTAGGGAGGTCGTCGAGGATGAGAACCTGAATGGCTCTCTGGCCTGGCTCGCACAGAATGGCACTTCGAGGGCGCGGAGGAAGGCTGCTGGTATCCTTGACAAGCTAAAGAGGACAATTCACAAAACGCACTACTCCTGTTAG